From a single Helicovermis profundi genomic region:
- a CDS encoding aldehyde ferredoxin oxidoreductase family protein, with translation MYGYNGKVLRVNLSEGTTKVEELDLELAKKYIGGRGLGSKLFYDEVGPKVDPFSEENKIFIVTGPLTGTATPTGGRYMVITKSPLSGTIASSNSGGFWGAELKFAGYDVIVIEGKAKEPVYISIVDDKVEIRKANHVWGKYVSEATDIIADESPDRAKIMTIGPAGEKLSYIAAIMNDKDRAAGRSGVGAVMGSKNLKGISVKGSNRPNIFDKDKLKLVYKDALAKIRENGVTGQGLPTYGTAVLVNIINENGAFPVKNFQGSVYDKAEDISGETMVEKHLIKTTACYGCPIGCGRYVRIGENGEGGGPEYETIWAFGADCGISDYGKIIEANHWCNEMGLDTISAGSTLASAMELYERGIIKEEEFDGDKLEFGNADSIVTWTKKMGLSEGLGKKLAMGSYRLTDSYGAKELSMTVKKLEIPAYDPRGIQGQGLAYATSNRGGCHVRGYLISPEILGLPEKLDRFALDGKAVWAKVFQDLTASIDSLGLCLFTSFALGAKEYADLVNSVCGTNHTADSILESGDRIWNLEKLFNLEAGIAPSEDTLPKRLLEDPISEGPSKGWVNKLDQLLPEYYKARGWSEDGIPTKETIAKLGIK, from the coding sequence ATGTACGGTTATAATGGTAAAGTGTTAAGAGTAAATTTAAGTGAAGGCACTACAAAAGTAGAAGAGCTAGACTTGGAATTAGCAAAGAAATACATAGGTGGTAGAGGTCTTGGAAGTAAACTTTTTTACGATGAAGTTGGTCCTAAAGTAGATCCTTTTAGTGAAGAAAACAAAATATTTATTGTTACTGGTCCGCTTACTGGAACTGCAACTCCAACTGGTGGAAGATATATGGTTATTACAAAATCGCCTCTATCAGGAACTATTGCAAGTTCAAATTCAGGTGGATTTTGGGGTGCGGAATTAAAATTTGCAGGTTATGATGTAATTGTTATTGAAGGTAAAGCAAAAGAACCTGTTTATATTAGTATTGTTGACGATAAAGTTGAAATTAGAAAAGCCAATCATGTTTGGGGTAAATATGTATCGGAAGCTACAGATATAATTGCAGATGAAAGTCCAGATAGGGCCAAAATTATGACAATAGGACCTGCTGGAGAAAAACTTTCTTATATTGCTGCAATAATGAACGATAAAGATAGAGCAGCTGGAAGAAGTGGTGTTGGCGCAGTAATGGGTTCAAAAAACCTAAAAGGTATTTCAGTTAAAGGTAGTAATAGACCAAATATATTTGATAAAGATAAGTTAAAATTAGTTTATAAAGATGCACTAGCTAAAATTCGTGAGAATGGTGTAACTGGACAAGGCTTACCAACTTATGGAACTGCAGTATTAGTAAATATAATTAATGAAAATGGCGCATTTCCAGTAAAAAACTTTCAAGGTTCAGTTTATGATAAGGCGGAAGATATTAGCGGAGAAACAATGGTTGAAAAACACCTTATTAAGACTACAGCTTGTTATGGTTGTCCAATTGGCTGTGGTAGATATGTTAGAATCGGTGAAAATGGAGAAGGCGGAGGACCTGAATACGAAACAATATGGGCATTTGGAGCTGATTGTGGTATCTCTGATTACGGAAAAATTATTGAAGCAAATCATTGGTGTAATGAAATGGGACTTGATACAATTTCTGCGGGTTCAACACTAGCATCTGCTATGGAATTATATGAAAGAGGTATTATAAAAGAAGAAGAATTTGATGGTGATAAATTAGAATTTGGAAACGCTGATTCAATTGTAACATGGACTAAAAAGATGGGACTTTCCGAAGGCCTTGGAAAAAAACTTGCAATGGGCTCATATAGACTTACAGATAGTTATGGTGCTAAAGAATTGTCTATGACAGTTAAAAAACTTGAAATTCCAGCTTATGACCCAAGAGGAATTCAAGGACAAGGTCTGGCATATGCAACATCAAATAGAGGTGGATGTCACGTAAGAGGTTATTTAATTTCACCTGAGATACTAGGTCTTCCTGAAAAACTTGATAGATTTGCTTTAGACGGTAAAGCTGTATGGGCTAAAGTATTCCAAGATTTAACTGCATCAATTGATTCATTAGGACTTTGTTTATTTACGTCTTTTGCTTTAGGCGCTAAAGAATATGCAGATTTAGTAAATTCAGTTTGTGGAACTAATCATACTGCGGACAGTATTTTGGAATCAGGGGACAGAATTTGGAATTTGGAGAAATTATTTAACCTTGAAGCAGGAATAGCACCAAGTGAGGATACACTTCCAAAGAGATTACTAGAAGATCCAATTTCAGAAGGTCCGTCTAAAGGTTGGGTTAATAAATTAGATCAATTACTTCCAGAGTATTATAAGGCAAGAGGATGGAGTGAAGATGGAATTCCAACTAAAGAAACAATAGCCAAGCTTGGAATTAAGTAA